The region GCGGCAATAGGCCTCCCACGCCTGCTGGGTGACGGCGAAAGCCGCGGCGTCCGGCAGCATCCCGCCCTGACCTCCGGATTCGATCAGGGCGGTCACCTCGCCGCGCAGGCGCCGGTACTCGTCCCATGTCCGGCGCTCATCACCGGGTATCGGCGTCAGCATCCCTTCCTCAAGCAGCATCAGGTCGAGCGCCATGTCCTGCAGCAGGGCGTTCTCGTGTGCGGCGTGTCGGAGCCGACCGCCGGGGCCCAAGAAATGCGTCTCGCTGGCGGTTTGCAGGGCGACGAACCGCTTGCCGCAACGATAGGCGTCGCGATGCTCGCTGTACGCCGAACGCCTGCGCTCGTGGTAGGCCAGATAGCGACCGATCTCGCGCGGCGTGTCGAAAGCGATCCCGGCGGTGCCCGCAGCAAAGAGATCGCCGACATTCTGATCCCACGTACAATGCTCCTGCGCATAGAGATATGCGTGCCGCAGGTTCGCATAGAGGGCGTCGCGTCCGCCGCCGCTCCTGGCCAGTATCCGCTGGAAAAAGTCCCAACGGAAAGCGGGGTCGTGCGCGTAATGCCAGGCGAGGCTGAGCAGGTACCCCGGTTCGCCGTCTCCCCACAAATCGAGATCGACCTCTTCCGTGTCCCAGTATGCCCTCCGATCGCCCCAATCGAATGGTGTGGACGCGCTGAGGTAAAGGGTTAGCTCGATCTTGGGCTCGCCCTCAAGCCGCAGGCCGGGATGGGCCGCCTTGACGCTCTGGTAGATATCCTGCGCGCGCACGGGATCGGCCGAAAAAAAGCTACGCGGATTGAAGACCAGCAGGTCCAGGACACGCTCCAGACTCTGCGGATCGCCCTGGCGCGCGAGCGCCTCCAACCGTCGCACCTCTTGTTCATGCGCTTCCAGCAACGTGCGCGCAAGCTCCGGCGGCGTCCACTCCTGAGCCGTACCGCGGGGATACGCGCAGATGCGCATCAGATCGCTGGACCGATATTCAACAAAGAGTATCATCTCGTAAGGATCGCGTTCAGGACGCAAGGTCGCCGCCACATGGCGCCGGACATCCGGCGCGGGAACCTCCGGCAGCAGCCGCGCGAAGAGTCTGGTGAAGGCGGCGTCGGCGCGATCCGTATCGCTGTACGGACGAAACAGGTTCTGTTCCGTCCGCCGCGACTCCTCCGCCTGCCCGCCCTTATCGTCCGGCGCTCGCCCCAACGCCTCCAACCGACGGGCGCAGACGTGTTCGATGAGTGCCACGGTTCGCTCGCAAATCTGCTCCTGCAGCAACATGATGGCGATCAACACGCCCGAGCCGCCATGCCTGTTGCGGAGAACCGCATATCGCTCGGCATGGCGCTTGGCGGCGTCATACGCCTCTTCGACGAGCAGCCGGATATCGGCGGGATACGGCGCTGCGCACATGCGCAGCCGCTCCTGCCGCGCCTGCTCCTGGTCGCGGCTCTCGGCATAGAGGCGGCGCTCCATGGCGGCCGTGCATTGAAACCACGAGGTGGACGCCTCTTCGTCCGGACTTTCGGATGCGGTGTCATCACCGCATCCGGGAACATCATCGGGGGTGCGGAAGCGCCACAGGTTGAAGCGCAAGCGCCGCCAGCGGGAGAGCGAACGAGCATCAACCGGTGTCTGCTTGCCGTCCAACCTTTCGATTTGTGTATGTACGGCCACGGTTTTCAGGCAGCGCTCCTTTGTCCAGGTCTCGCCCTCCTCATTCTCGGCGCTGGTCACGACCGCTTCGGCCCGGCCGTCGCCGTCCACATCGGCCAGCCGCAGCCACCAGCAATCCGGCTTGAAGAAATCTTCCAGCATGCCGTTGATCGTGCCGATCCACAGACAGCGTCCTGTCCGGTCCACGATACTCGCTTCACCTGAGACTCCATAGATACGACCGTTACCGAGCGTGTAAACAATAAAGAGATCCGCCCATTCGTTGGTCGCGATTTGGACGGGGATGGCAGCCACGGTTTCGCGTTGGACATTGCCATTAGGGTACATCACCAATAAATCCGCATTTTCCCATCCAAAGTAATAGTCAAACGTCCCGTCCCGGTATGTGAAACGGCGTGTCGGCACCGGATCGGCCCGTGCCGAGACCCAAAGCGCTGCAAGCAGCGCGATCACCGCCGCCGTCACGCCTGCCAGTCCCCACAGCGCGAGCCGCCGCAATTTCCGAAGTAGTTGGCTTCGCTCGGTCATGTATGGTTAGCTTCCTTTACCTGCAATCCACGCGTGCTCTTACCTCAGCGGGCTTGTAACGCCCGCTGTACTTGTGTCTCGGTACAGCAGGCGCTACGAGCCTGAGCGAGTACGCTCGCAGTCAGGCGAGCCTGCTGCCATTTTGCTCACATGGTGCAGAAAGAACGCCGCATCCCAAAAACTGAGGGATTCCTGCTCGCGCAGCGGGAGGAACCGTTGGACGTCCTGTCGGGCCACGGCCCAGTCAATCCGCTCAATGGCTGTCCGTAGATTCGCGATCAGCCACGGCCCTGTCACGCTCGTCTGCTGGTCCGCCCATGGTCCCTGTTGGCGAAGGGCGTTGCGCAGCAACTCCAGATCGGGCCGGACGCCACGCGCCACATACCACACGAAATCATACCAGTCGCGCCCTTTGACGTAGGATCGGCAGAGCAGCGCGTGCAATTTGAGAGCGAAACTCGATTCAAGGGTCTGGGTTGTCAGGGGCGCCGTCACGGGAAAGGTGATGTAGCTGGTGGTGAAGGCCGAACCGGCCGGCGGGTTGGTGTCGATCTCCAGCTTGATGCGGAGTTTGCGGGCGTGATACCGCTCGAAGGGCAAGTCCAGCATCAGGAGCTTCCCGATGGAGTCGGTCTTGAGAAAGGCCTTACGAACGGCCGATGCAGCCTCGGCCTTGTCCTGCACCTCAAAGGCAATGCCTTCCTGGGCGCAGTCCCGTCGAACGGACTCCAGATAACCCTGCCAGCGGAAGGCCGGGGCGGGCCGCTTGAGCAGGAAATCCAAATCCTCCGAGAATCGGTTGATCCCGTTGACGATCCGCAGGCAGGTGCCGCCGTGAAAGATGGCTTCCGCAAACAGGCCGGCACGCGAAAGACTGGTCAGCACATAGTGCTGCATCATCTCCTGCAACACGTTGTCCTGTTCCACCGCGTTCGATGGCGCGTACTCGCGCAGTTTTGCGCTCAAAACCCTATCCAGCATGACGGACCGATCCTTTCAATCCCTGCAGGTAAGCGCGCACCCGCCGACTGCGAAAACTCTCCAGAAGCTCGTCCATCCCCTCGAATGAGAGTGCGCCCAGGTCGTCTGCCTCGATGCGCAGCGATTCGGTCAGGTAACTCATGCCGTTCTGGTCCCACGTGATTGACTTGTTGAGATAGACCAAGTCGGCGATCGCGCGGAGGGGGGTGGCGATGAACGCCCAGGCATTGCGCGACACCTCCACAGCCTCCACACCGGCCCGGGGCGCGCGCACCGGCACCCGGTGGAAACTGAACACCCCTGCCGGCGTGTGAAACTCCCGACTGCGCGCGACTGTGATGCTGCTGACCTGATAGACCGCCTCGGGGATCAGTCCGTGATGCGCCAGGGCGGACTCCAAACTGACATGGGACGGTGCGTGCAGGCTGGCGGCCAGCACAAACGGATGCGGCTCGGTT is a window of Lentisphaerota bacterium DNA encoding:
- a CDS encoding nucleotidyl transferase AbiEii/AbiGii toxin family protein; amino-acid sequence: MLDRVLSAKLREYAPSNAVEQDNVLQEMMQHYVLTSLSRAGLFAEAIFHGGTCLRIVNGINRFSEDLDFLLKRPAPAFRWQGYLESVRRDCAQEGIAFEVQDKAEAASAVRKAFLKTDSIGKLLMLDLPFERYHARKLRIKLEIDTNPPAGSAFTTSYITFPVTAPLTTQTLESSFALKLHALLCRSYVKGRDWYDFVWYVARGVRPDLELLRNALRQQGPWADQQTSVTGPWLIANLRTAIERIDWAVARQDVQRFLPLREQESLSFWDAAFFLHHVSKMAAGSPDCERTRSGS
- a CDS encoding LamG domain-containing protein, yielding MTERSQLLRKLRRLALWGLAGVTAAVIALLAALWVSARADPVPTRRFTYRDGTFDYYFGWENADLLVMYPNGNVQRETVAAIPVQIATNEWADLFIVYTLGNGRIYGVSGEASIVDRTGRCLWIGTINGMLEDFFKPDCWWLRLADVDGDGRAEAVVTSAENEEGETWTKERCLKTVAVHTQIERLDGKQTPVDARSLSRWRRLRFNLWRFRTPDDVPGCGDDTASESPDEEASTSWFQCTAAMERRLYAESRDQEQARQERLRMCAAPYPADIRLLVEEAYDAAKRHAERYAVLRNRHGGSGVLIAIMLLQEQICERTVALIEHVCARRLEALGRAPDDKGGQAEESRRTEQNLFRPYSDTDRADAAFTRLFARLLPEVPAPDVRRHVAATLRPERDPYEMILFVEYRSSDLMRICAYPRGTAQEWTPPELARTLLEAHEQEVRRLEALARQGDPQSLERVLDLLVFNPRSFFSADPVRAQDIYQSVKAAHPGLRLEGEPKIELTLYLSASTPFDWGDRRAYWDTEEVDLDLWGDGEPGYLLSLAWHYAHDPAFRWDFFQRILARSGGGRDALYANLRHAYLYAQEHCTWDQNVGDLFAAGTAGIAFDTPREIGRYLAYHERRRSAYSEHRDAYRCGKRFVALQTASETHFLGPGGRLRHAAHENALLQDMALDLMLLEEGMLTPIPGDERRTWDEYRRLRGEVTALIESGGQGGMLPDAAAFAVTQQAWEAYCRAFIDAASTWSDLENDLVTKDAWLVWLLEKRILQLRRLKNRILE